In a single window of the Campylobacter iguaniorum genome:
- a CDS encoding ATP-dependent Clp protease ATP-binding subunit yields MANIFEELTDQARSLVENSLSLAIGAKNPEVKPLHMLWALLADSSSILNQIFNKTNVSKDAVLLDIKSRANSLPTSSNVNKENIKVSSELVSSLENAKAVMVGLGDKFIAVDTWILGNLDKEPLKEILSKYINLLDLRKELEAIRGGRTIDNQTSDETLDSLSKFGVDLTKKAAAGELDPVIGRDEEITRMMQILIRKTKNNPILLGEPGVGKTAIVEGLAELINKKEVPTSLANKRVIALDMSALIAGAKYRGEFEDRLKAVIEEVKKAGNIILFIDEIHTIVGAGASEGSMDAANILKPALARGELHAVGATTLKEYRKYFEKDAALQRRFQPVNVAEPSVNEALQILRGIKDRLEVHHNVNITDSALVAAAKLSDRYISGRFLPDKAIDLIDEAAAELKMQIESEPYELSKAKREIETLVVEREALKMEGENKNIDRLNEIEKELANLNEKKAGLEAKFKNEKAVFNSISEAKKSIESLKNEAELAKRNNAYEKAAEIEYGKIPEANAKIKEFEAKWEEMKKGGVLLKNEVDEDLVAGILSKWTGISVKRMLTSEKEKYLQVEDHLKQSVVGQDAALHALARAIKRNKAGLSSQNRPIGSFLFLGPTGVGKTESAKALAKFLFDDEKALIRFDMSEYMEKHSVSRLLGAPPGYVGYDEGGQLSEAVRRRPYSVILFDEVEKAHKDVFNILLGILDDGRATDNKGVTVDFKNTIIILTSNIGSSAIANLSGDERENAVKEALKEYFRPEFLNRLDDTIIFNPLGANELSGIVSIMFKELEGTLLGRGIKATLDASAKELIAKAGFDPVYGARPLRRALYELVEDRLAEEILKDNLKSGDSINITALNDEIVINVL; encoded by the coding sequence ATGGCGAATATATTTGAAGAATTAACAGATCAAGCCAGAAGCCTAGTAGAAAACTCACTAAGTCTAGCAATCGGAGCTAAAAATCCAGAAGTAAAGCCACTTCACATGCTTTGGGCACTTTTAGCAGATAGCAGCTCGATTTTAAATCAAATTTTTAATAAAACAAATGTAAGCAAAGACGCAGTTTTACTTGATATCAAAAGTAGGGCAAACTCCTTGCCAACTAGCTCAAATGTAAATAAAGAAAATATCAAAGTTTCAAGTGAGCTAGTAAGTAGCTTGGAAAATGCAAAGGCTGTCATGGTCGGTCTTGGCGATAAATTTATCGCAGTTGATACATGGATTTTAGGCAATCTTGATAAAGAGCCTTTGAAAGAGATTTTGAGCAAATATATAAATTTGCTAGATCTTAGAAAAGAGCTTGAGGCTATTCGTGGTGGCAGAACTATAGATAATCAAACAAGCGATGAAACACTTGATAGCTTGTCTAAATTTGGTGTAGATCTAACCAAAAAAGCAGCCGCTGGTGAGCTAGATCCTGTCATCGGACGTGATGAAGAGATCACAAGAATGATGCAAATCCTCATCCGCAAAACAAAAAACAATCCTATTTTACTAGGTGAGCCAGGAGTTGGAAAGACTGCTATCGTGGAGGGTTTGGCTGAGCTTATCAATAAAAAAGAAGTCCCAACTAGCCTTGCAAATAAGCGAGTAATTGCTCTTGATATGAGTGCTTTGATTGCTGGAGCGAAGTATAGAGGAGAGTTTGAAGATAGGCTAAAAGCCGTCATTGAAGAGGTCAAAAAAGCTGGAAATATCATACTTTTTATCGATGAAATTCACACTATAGTAGGAGCTGGAGCAAGTGAGGGCAGTATGGACGCTGCAAATATCCTAAAACCAGCTCTTGCAAGAGGTGAGCTTCACGCTGTGGGCGCTACAACGCTTAAAGAATATAGAAAATATTTTGAAAAAGACGCAGCCTTGCAACGTCGTTTTCAACCAGTCAATGTAGCTGAGCCAAGCGTAAATGAAGCGCTTCAAATTTTGCGTGGTATCAAAGACAGGCTTGAAGTACACCACAATGTAAATATAACTGATAGTGCGCTTGTAGCAGCTGCAAAGCTAAGCGATAGATATATCAGTGGCAGATTTTTGCCTGATAAGGCAATCGATCTCATAGATGAAGCAGCAGCTGAGCTAAAAATGCAGATCGAAAGCGAGCCTTATGAGCTTTCAAAAGCCAAAAGAGAGATCGAAACTCTAGTTGTGGAGCGTGAAGCTTTGAAAATGGAAGGTGAGAACAAAAACATTGATAGGCTAAATGAGATAGAAAAAGAGCTAGCAAATTTAAACGAGAAAAAAGCTGGCTTGGAAGCTAAATTTAAAAACGAAAAAGCAGTCTTTAACTCTATTAGTGAAGCTAAAAAAAGCATAGAAAGTCTAAAAAACGAAGCTGAACTAGCAAAAAGAAATAACGCTTATGAAAAAGCAGCCGAGATAGAATACGGCAAAATCCCAGAAGCAAACGCGAAAATAAAAGAGTTTGAGGCTAAATGGGAAGAGATGAAAAAGGGTGGAGTACTACTAAAAAATGAAGTCGATGAAGACCTTGTGGCTGGAATACTTAGCAAATGGACTGGAATCTCAGTCAAACGTATGCTAACAAGCGAAAAAGAAAAATACTTGCAAGTAGAAGATCATCTAAAGCAAAGTGTAGTAGGCCAAGACGCTGCTCTCCACGCACTAGCAAGAGCCATAAAACGAAATAAAGCTGGCTTAAGTAGCCAAAACCGTCCTATTGGAAGCTTTTTATTTTTAGGACCAACTGGAGTTGGCAAGACTGAGAGTGCTAAGGCTTTGGCTAAGTTTTTGTTTGATGATGAAAAGGCTCTGATTCGCTTTGATATGAGTGAATATATGGAAAAACACAGCGTCTCAAGACTACTTGGAGCGCCTCCAGGATACGTGGGATATGATGAGGGCGGTCAGCTTAGTGAGGCTGTGAGACGTCGTCCATATAGCGTGATTTTGTTTGACGAAGTAGAAAAGGCGCATAAAGATGTGTTTAATATCTTGCTTGGGATTTTAGATGATGGCAGGGCTACTGATAATAAAGGCGTAACTGTGGATTTCAAAAATACAATCATCATTCTAACAAGCAACATCGGCTCATCTGCGATAGCAAATTTAAGTGGCGATGAGAGAGAAAATGCGGTAAAAGAGGCATTGAAAGAGTATTTTAGACCTGAGTTTTTAAACAGGCTTGATGACACCATAATCTTTAATCCACTTGGTGCAAATGAGCTTAGTGGCATAGTTTCTATTATGTTTAAAGAGCTTGAAGGAACGCTTCTTGGACGTGGTATCAAAGCCACACTTGATGCAAGCGCAAAAGAGCTTATAGCAAAGGCTGGATTTGATCCAGTTTATGGAGCAAGACCACTTAGAAGGGCACTTTATGAGCTTGTTGAAGACAGGCTTGCTGAAGAGATTTTAAAAGACAATCTCAAATCAGGAGATAGCATAAACATCACAGCTTTGAATGATGAGATAGTTATAAATGTATTATAA
- a CDS encoding cysteine-rich Sel1 repeat protein → MKKTLITALVVATFANAGFIADGIEAKQNGDHQKLIEIYSKACNEDKKASGCYNLGVLYYEGTGNVQKDYKKAINSYERACKDNFALACNNLGYIYESGSGADQNFTKAISYYEKACKDNEGCTSLGLLYANGAGTPRDIEKAIKLYTKACNYGDMMGCNNLGYLYMEGIGVEKDFKKAKNYYEKSCAGEIGIGCDNLGFLYAFGKGTEQSYKKAVEYYQKACSFNFYKGCNNLAIMYAEGKGIGADVAKAKELFKKSCDKGLKVGCENLELLNNITK, encoded by the coding sequence ATGAAAAAAACTCTTATCACAGCTCTAGTCGTTGCCACGTTTGCAAATGCTGGCTTCATCGCTGATGGAATCGAAGCCAAACAAAATGGCGACCACCAAAAACTAATAGAAATTTACTCAAAAGCTTGCAATGAAGACAAAAAAGCCTCAGGCTGTTACAATCTTGGCGTTTTGTATTATGAAGGCACTGGAAACGTCCAAAAAGACTACAAAAAGGCCATAAACTCTTATGAGAGAGCTTGTAAAGACAACTTTGCTCTAGCTTGCAATAATCTTGGATATATATACGAAAGTGGCTCTGGCGCAGACCAAAACTTCACAAAGGCGATCTCTTATTACGAAAAAGCTTGTAAAGACAATGAAGGATGTACATCTTTAGGACTTCTTTATGCTAATGGCGCTGGCACTCCAAGAGATATAGAAAAAGCTATAAAACTCTACACAAAAGCTTGCAATTACGGCGATATGATGGGCTGTAATAATCTTGGATATTTATACATGGAAGGAATCGGCGTAGAAAAAGACTTCAAAAAAGCCAAAAACTACTATGAAAAATCTTGCGCTGGCGAGATCGGCATAGGATGTGACAATCTTGGATTTTTATACGCTTTTGGCAAAGGAACTGAGCAAAGCTACAAAAAAGCAGTAGAATATTACCAAAAAGCTTGTTCTTTTAACTTCTACAAAGGTTGCAATAATCTTGCTATCATGTACGCTGAAGGAAAAGGCATTGGAGCAGATGTCGCAAAAGCCAAAGAGCTATTTAAAAAAAGCTGCGATAAAGGCTTGAAAGTCGGCTGCGAAAATCTAGAGCTTTTAAACAACATCACAAAATAA
- the purC gene encoding phosphoribosylaminoimidazolesuccinocarboxamide synthase: MTKSEMIYEGKGKKMWSVAEDSDLLIAEFKDDLTAFNAEKRGSESGKGALNNKISTAIFKLLKEKGIQTALVETLSDTEQLVKKCKIIPLEVVVRNIATGSLSKRLGIKEGTVLPFTLVEFYYKDDALGDPLVNDEHCLMMDLVKSENDLDRLKHLGREINSILFSFFANKGLKLVDFKIEFGVDKDGNILLADEISPDSCRFWDAKTNEKMDKDRFRQDLGNVKMAYEEVLRRILSE, encoded by the coding sequence ATGACAAAATCAGAGATGATTTATGAGGGAAAAGGTAAAAAAATGTGGTCAGTCGCTGAAGATAGCGACTTGCTGATAGCTGAATTTAAAGATGATTTAACAGCATTTAACGCAGAAAAAAGAGGCAGTGAGAGTGGCAAAGGCGCACTAAATAACAAAATCTCAACTGCAATATTCAAACTTCTAAAAGAAAAAGGTATCCAAACTGCACTTGTCGAAACTCTAAGCGACACAGAACAACTAGTCAAAAAATGCAAAATCATACCATTAGAAGTGGTCGTGAGAAACATCGCTACAGGAAGCCTTAGCAAAAGACTTGGTATCAAAGAAGGAACAGTTTTACCATTTACTTTAGTTGAGTTTTACTACAAAGATGATGCGCTTGGCGATCCACTTGTAAATGATGAGCACTGCTTGATGATGGATCTTGTAAAAAGCGAAAACGACCTTGATAGACTAAAACATCTTGGACGCGAAATCAACTCTATATTATTTAGCTTTTTTGCAAACAAAGGCCTAAAACTAGTTGATTTCAAAATCGAATTTGGCGTGGATAAAGATGGAAATATACTTCTTGCTGACGAGATTAGCCCAGATAGCTGCCGTTTTTGGGATGCTAAAACAAATGAAAAAATGGACAAAGATAGATTCAGACAAGATCTTGGCAATGTAAAAATGGCTTATGAAGAGGTTCTTCGCCGCATTCTATCTGAGTAA
- a CDS encoding ABC transporter permease has translation MISKNFIDYSITLLFKDKADHSFSFLIFSFIVFLLSSVLFISDSIKYDITNSIKSRPDIVVEALRAGKDDLIHDGYIYDISQISGVGDIQGIVDGMYYFGQKRVWFHIIGDENLDEYEMIIGSGVKEAMQELYYEDVFNFLTEKQLIPIKINKISPHETNIVSNDVIYMNPQTARDVLSIDAGKYTKLYVSVPNQNEVSEVALKIANLYPNTVATSAEDAVAAVNNLYYYKGGIFMILYVVAMVSFFILLKNQISLVYGEKKKEIAILRSIGFCIKDIIALKFIQNIVVSTAAYLLGIALAYIYVFVANAPLLRNIFLGSELNNSITFTPVIDFDILFLIFIFSVIPFLAFVIIPSWRVAISDMSEAVK, from the coding sequence ATGATAAGTAAAAATTTTATAGACTATAGCATAACTCTGCTTTTTAAGGACAAAGCAGATCACTCCTTTAGTTTTTTGATATTTTCTTTTATAGTGTTTTTGCTAAGCTCAGTGCTTTTTATATCTGATTCTATTAAGTATGATATAACTAATAGTATAAAATCAAGACCAGATATAGTAGTCGAAGCTCTAAGAGCTGGCAAAGACGATTTGATACATGATGGATATATATATGATATCTCCCAGATAAGTGGAGTTGGAGATATTCAAGGAATCGTAGATGGAATGTATTATTTTGGTCAAAAAAGAGTGTGGTTTCATATCATAGGAGATGAAAATCTTGATGAGTATGAGATGATTATAGGTAGTGGTGTCAAAGAAGCCATGCAAGAGCTTTATTATGAAGATGTTTTTAACTTCCTTACAGAAAAACAGCTTATACCGATCAAAATAAACAAAATTTCCCCACACGAAACCAACATAGTTTCAAACGATGTCATATATATGAACCCTCAAACAGCAAGGGATGTTTTAAGCATTGACGCTGGCAAATACACCAAGCTTTATGTTAGCGTCCCAAACCAAAATGAAGTAAGCGAAGTGGCTTTAAAAATAGCAAATTTATATCCAAATACAGTAGCCACAAGCGCAGAAGACGCAGTAGCTGCTGTAAATAATCTATACTACTACAAAGGTGGTATATTTATGATTTTATACGTTGTAGCTATGGTATCATTTTTTATACTTTTAAAAAATCAAATTTCACTAGTTTATGGCGAAAAGAAAAAAGAGATAGCCATACTAAGAAGCATTGGTTTTTGTATCAAAGACATAATCGCACTTAAATTTATACAAAATATAGTAGTCAGCACCGCGGCATATTTGCTAGGAATTGCACTTGCTTATATATACGTATTTGTGGCAAACGCTCCACTTTTAAGAAATATATTCTTAGGAAGCGAACTAAATAATTCTATAACTTTTACTCCAGTCATTGACTTTGATATACTGTTTCTTATATTTATATTTAGCGTGATTCCATTTTTAGCTTTTGTTATCATTCCATCTTGGCGGGTAGCGATCAGCGATATGAGCGAGGCAGTAAAATGA
- a CDS encoding type II secretion system protein has translation MKKGFTMIELVFVIVILGILASIAVPKLAATRDDAEVIKAVVEMKDAITQLTAYYTVNGKFLTVANGDTGGAQMDIMSPLIKEIKNRPAGKRWVDCVNMKVSNAEGLIKIVELNTPNNSPFCKALKETQALKDWTKQTQDNGGIKVGGYSLFQENSDN, from the coding sequence ATGAAAAAAGGTTTTACTATGATCGAACTTGTGTTCGTCATTGTAATTTTAGGCATCTTAGCTTCAATCGCTGTTCCAAAACTAGCAGCCACAAGAGATGATGCCGAAGTAATAAAAGCAGTAGTAGAGATGAAAGATGCTATTACTCAACTTACAGCATACTACACAGTAAATGGCAAATTTCTCACCGTTGCTAATGGAGATACTGGCGGAGCTCAAATGGATATAATGTCTCCTCTTATAAAAGAAATAAAAAATAGACCTGCTGGCAAAAGATGGGTAGATTGTGTAAATATGAAAGTTTCAAATGCCGAAGGTCTTATCAAAATAGTAGAGCTAAACACTCCTAATAATTCGCCATTTTGCAAAGCTTTAAAAGAAACCCAAGCATTAAAAGACTGGACTAAACAAACACAAGATAATGGCGGTATCAAAGTCGGCGGTTATAGTTTATTCCAAGAAAATAGTGACAACTAA
- a CDS encoding ABC transporter ATP-binding protein, with product MTKIKITNLAKVYNQNKQNEFRALININLEVKEGEIIILKGISGSGKSTLLSILAGLTKPTNGEILVNSQNVSKLPDIMSSSYRHKDIGFIFQSFNLLQGLSVYQNVKAPLSLTFLKKDELNAKIQNAMNLANIAHKKDEPISHLSGGEKQRCAIARALVMDPSIILADEPTANLDKANSLVFIDILKKFKDLGKTVIVATHDILFDELDFIDRYIHIQNGEIVQ from the coding sequence ATGACGAAAATCAAAATAACAAATTTGGCTAAAGTTTATAATCAAAACAAACAAAACGAGTTTAGAGCATTGATAAATATCAATTTAGAGGTTAAAGAAGGTGAGATCATCATACTCAAAGGAATCAGTGGAAGTGGAAAAAGCACGCTTTTATCTATCCTTGCTGGTCTTACTAAACCCACAAATGGCGAAATTCTAGTAAATTCGCAAAATGTGTCTAAACTACCAGATATCATGAGTTCATCATATAGGCATAAAGACATTGGTTTTATCTTTCAATCGTTTAATTTATTGCAAGGACTTAGCGTTTATCAAAACGTCAAAGCCCCACTTTCCCTTACTTTTCTTAAAAAAGATGAATTAAACGCAAAGATACAAAACGCCATGAATTTAGCAAATATAGCACACAAAAAAGATGAGCCTATCTCACACTTGAGCGGTGGAGAGAAGCAAAGATGTGCTATAGCAAGAGCCTTGGTGATGGATCCTAGCATCATACTAGCAGACGAGCCTACAGCAAATTTAGACAAAGCTAACTCCCTAGTTTTTATAGATATATTAAAAAAATTTAAAGACTTAGGCAAGACTGTAATAGTAGCTACTCATGATATCTTATTTGATGAGCTTGATTTTATAGATAGATATATCCATATCCAAAACGGCGAGATAGTCCAATGA
- a CDS encoding nitrous oxide reductase accessory protein NosL: protein MFSKLCFALSLSVSLAFGAGMFQSVEPDKATLVNTKQGGEYCMNCGMNLPKFYKTNHIHKDTQYCSLHCLYEATRGNLPSEAKVVDTKNLNFADAYKATYVIGSSMKGTMSQNSKYAFSSIEDAKEFQAQNGGSIANFEEAFEVAKKDFLSDKKMIKAKREGGVYEKGKTVYETKCQKVNAKEFKNIASLKANLKEVCSTKNDAELQAAALYIWDTPKAKEQKTISKIMVPKDAKCPVCGMFVAKNPSWVAMINDGDKELYFDGVKDMMKFIFKENKKFNQIFVTNYYKLQKIDAKTAIYVIGSDVYGPMGSELIPFSTIEEARTFAKDHDGKTILSFDEITKSLVEKL from the coding sequence ATGTTTTCAAAATTATGTTTTGCGCTTAGCCTTTCAGTAAGCTTAGCCTTTGGCGCTGGAATGTTTCAAAGCGTCGAACCAGATAAGGCAACTTTGGTAAATACAAAACAAGGCGGCGAATACTGCATGAATTGCGGTATGAACTTACCTAAATTTTACAAAACAAATCACATCCACAAAGATACCCAATACTGCTCATTGCACTGTTTATACGAAGCAACAAGAGGAAATCTACCAAGCGAAGCTAAGGTTGTCGATACTAAAAATTTAAATTTCGCAGATGCTTACAAAGCTACTTATGTCATAGGAAGTAGCATGAAAGGCACAATGAGTCAAAATAGCAAATACGCTTTTTCAAGCATTGAAGATGCAAAAGAGTTTCAAGCACAAAATGGCGGAAGTATAGCAAATTTTGAAGAAGCTTTTGAGGTGGCTAAAAAGGATTTTTTAAGCGATAAAAAGATGATAAAGGCTAAACGCGAAGGTGGCGTCTATGAAAAAGGTAAAACCGTATATGAGACAAAATGCCAAAAAGTAAATGCAAAAGAGTTTAAAAATATAGCTAGCCTAAAGGCAAATTTAAAAGAAGTTTGCTCTACCAAAAACGATGCAGAACTCCAAGCAGCTGCACTTTATATCTGGGATACTCCAAAAGCAAAAGAACAAAAAACTATATCTAAAATCATGGTTCCAAAAGATGCAAAATGTCCAGTTTGTGGTATGTTTGTAGCTAAAAATCCAAGCTGGGTAGCTATGATAAATGATGGAGATAAAGAGCTGTATTTTGATGGTGTAAAAGATATGATGAAATTCATATTCAAAGAAAACAAAAAATTTAATCAAATTTTTGTAACCAACTACTACAAACTACAAAAAATTGACGCAAAAACTGCTATTTACGTCATAGGATCTGATGTTTATGGGCCTATGGGAAGTGAGCTTATACCATTTTCTACCATAGAAGAAGCAAGAACATTTGCCAAAGATCATGATGGCAAAACCATACTTAGCTTTGATGAAATAACCAAGAGCCTGGTTGAAAAATTATGA
- the purS gene encoding phosphoribosylformylglycinamidine synthase subunit PurS: MKVTVNVFLKNGVLDPAGKATEHALKSLGFSGVNGVRIGKQIILNLSDNSSDEDIKTMCEELLANTVIEDYEIIKG; the protein is encoded by the coding sequence ATGAAAGTTACAGTAAATGTTTTTTTAAAAAATGGCGTTTTGGATCCTGCTGGTAAAGCTACAGAACACGCTTTAAAATCTCTTGGTTTTAGCGGAGTAAATGGAGTAAGAATCGGCAAACAAATCATCTTAAATTTATCAGATAATTCAAGCGATGAAGATATCAAAACAATGTGCGAAGAACTACTTGCTAATACAGTTATAGAAGATTATGAAATCATAAAAGGCTAA
- a CDS encoding S41 family peptidase, producing the protein MKKKSFFQAFGFSTAVAIGLFATVNLNAQTDTQTSKLEALAKLTKTIAIVEKYYVDDINFTTIVDKTIAGLMTNLDAHSSFLDEKAFKDMQVQTSGEFGGLGITVGMKDGALTVISPIDDTPAYKAGVKAGDVILRIDGNSTIGITIDEAVNKMRGKPKTPVSITIVRKGEKKPFDLNIIRDLITVESVQAKLIKDENMLYLRVTTFDQHVTDKAREFIKKNPNVKGIILDLRNNPGGLLNQAVGLTNLFVDKGAIVTQKGRTKGEDEAYNADPKVMVTKASLAVLINGGSASASEIVSGALQDLKRAVVVGENTFGKGSVQMVMPVDNTEALRLTVARYYLPSGRTIQAVGVKPDILVYPGKVPSEDDNGFSLKESDLKQHLESELDKIEPKNGKKETKDDKNIISQQQIYDDIQLKTAIDSIKILNIR; encoded by the coding sequence TTGAAAAAAAAGAGCTTTTTTCAAGCGTTTGGATTTTCTACTGCTGTAGCAATAGGCCTATTTGCCACAGTAAATTTAAACGCCCAAACAGATACACAAACTAGCAAACTTGAAGCGTTAGCAAAACTCACAAAAACAATAGCAATCGTCGAAAAATACTATGTCGATGATATAAATTTCACCACCATAGTCGATAAAACCATAGCTGGACTTATGACAAATTTAGACGCACATTCTAGCTTTTTAGATGAAAAAGCGTTTAAAGATATGCAAGTCCAAACAAGCGGCGAGTTTGGTGGACTTGGAATAACAGTAGGCATGAAAGATGGTGCTCTGACTGTCATATCTCCTATCGATGACACGCCAGCTTATAAAGCTGGAGTAAAAGCCGGAGATGTCATATTAAGAATAGATGGCAACTCAACTATCGGCATCACGATAGATGAAGCAGTAAATAAAATGCGTGGAAAACCAAAAACTCCAGTCAGCATAACAATTGTCAGAAAAGGCGAAAAAAAGCCATTTGATCTAAACATCATAAGAGATCTTATCACAGTAGAATCAGTCCAAGCAAAGCTGATAAAAGATGAAAATATGCTCTATCTTAGAGTTACTACATTCGATCAGCACGTAACAGACAAAGCTAGAGAGTTTATCAAGAAAAATCCAAATGTAAAAGGCATCATACTAGATCTTAGAAACAACCCTGGCGGACTTCTAAATCAAGCAGTTGGCTTAACAAATTTATTTGTAGATAAAGGTGCCATCGTAACCCAAAAGGGTCGCACAAAAGGCGAAGATGAAGCCTATAATGCAGATCCAAAAGTCATGGTAACAAAAGCTTCATTAGCAGTGCTGATAAATGGCGGAAGTGCGAGTGCGAGCGAGATCGTGAGCGGAGCCTTGCAAGATCTTAAAAGAGCTGTTGTAGTCGGAGAAAATACATTTGGCAAAGGAAGCGTTCAAATGGTTATGCCAGTAGACAATACTGAGGCTCTAAGACTTACTGTAGCAAGGTATTATCTCCCAAGCGGACGCACTATCCAAGCAGTCGGAGTAAAACCAGATATTTTGGTATATCCTGGAAAAGTTCCTAGTGAAGATGATAATGGATTTAGTCTAAAAGAAAGCGATTTAAAACAACATTTAGAGAGCGAACTTGATAAAATAGAGCCAAAAAATGGCAAAAAAGAGACTAAAGACGATAAAAATATAATTTCACAACAACAAATTTATGATGATATTCAGTTAAAAACTGCAATTGATAGTATAAAAATTCTAAACATTAGATAA